A region of Betta splendens chromosome 13, fBetSpl5.4, whole genome shotgun sequence DNA encodes the following proteins:
- the sh3bgr gene encoding SH3 domain-binding glutamic acid-rich protein isoform X33 has product MVIKVFLASSSGSTAIKKKQQDVVAFLEALKVDYTPLDIACNEENRMWMRKNVPEDKKPSTGIPLPPQIFNEESYCGDYDTFFDAKEDNTVYAFLGLPPPPGSKQAHVEDEEEQDEEEAEVQEEEEEDLEETQEEEEAE; this is encoded by the exons ATGGTTATCAAAGTATTCCTCGCGTCTTCGTCTGGATCCACGGCG ATCAAAAAGAAGCAACAAGATGTTGTCGCCTTCTTGGAGGCTCTTAAAGTGGACTACACTCCACTGGACATCGCCTGCAATGAGGAGAACCGAATGTGGATGAGGAAAAATGTCCCAGAAGATAAGAAGCCGTCCACCGGCATCCCTCTGCCCCCACAGATCTTTAACGAGGAGAGCTACTGTGGG GACTATGATACGTTCTTCGATGCCAAGGAGGACAACACAGTCTACGCCTTCCTcgggctccctcctcctcctggatcaaag CAGGCTCacgtggaggatgaggaagaacaG gatgaagaagaagctgaagtacaagAG gaagaagaagaagacttgGAAGAAACACAG gaggaagaggaggctgagtAG
- the sh3bgr gene encoding SH3 domain-binding glutamic acid-rich protein isoform X38, whose amino-acid sequence MVIKVFLASSSGSTAIKKKQQDVVAFLEALKVDYTPLDIACNEENRMWMRKNVPEDKKPSTGIPLPPQIFNEESYCGDYDTFFDAKEDNTVYAFLGLPPPPGSKQAHVEDEEEQEEEDLHSEEEEEAE is encoded by the exons ATGGTTATCAAAGTATTCCTCGCGTCTTCGTCTGGATCCACGGCG ATCAAAAAGAAGCAACAAGATGTTGTCGCCTTCTTGGAGGCTCTTAAAGTGGACTACACTCCACTGGACATCGCCTGCAATGAGGAGAACCGAATGTGGATGAGGAAAAATGTCCCAGAAGATAAGAAGCCGTCCACCGGCATCCCTCTGCCCCCACAGATCTTTAACGAGGAGAGCTACTGTGGG GACTATGATACGTTCTTCGATGCCAAGGAGGACAACACAGTCTACGCCTTCCTcgggctccctcctcctcctggatcaaag CAGGCTCacgtggaggatgaggaagaacaG gaggaagaggatttGCATTCAGAG gaggaagaggaggctgagtAG
- the sh3bgr gene encoding SH3 domain-binding glutamic acid-rich protein isoform X37: MVIKVFLASSSGSTAIKKKQQDVVAFLEALKVDYTPLDIACNEENRMWMRKNVPEDKKPSTGIPLPPQIFNEESYCGDYDTFFDAKEDNTVYAFLGLPPPPGSKQAHVEDEEEQDEEEAEVQEEEEEAE, translated from the exons ATGGTTATCAAAGTATTCCTCGCGTCTTCGTCTGGATCCACGGCG ATCAAAAAGAAGCAACAAGATGTTGTCGCCTTCTTGGAGGCTCTTAAAGTGGACTACACTCCACTGGACATCGCCTGCAATGAGGAGAACCGAATGTGGATGAGGAAAAATGTCCCAGAAGATAAGAAGCCGTCCACCGGCATCCCTCTGCCCCCACAGATCTTTAACGAGGAGAGCTACTGTGGG GACTATGATACGTTCTTCGATGCCAAGGAGGACAACACAGTCTACGCCTTCCTcgggctccctcctcctcctggatcaaag CAGGCTCacgtggaggatgaggaagaacaG gatgaagaagaagctgaagtacaagAG gaggaagaggaggctgagtAG
- the sh3bgr gene encoding SH3 domain-binding glutamic acid-rich protein isoform X40, producing MVIKVFLASSSGSTAIKKKQQDVVAFLEALKVDYTPLDIACNEENRMWMRKNVPEDKKPSTGIPLPPQIFNEESYCGDYDTFFDAKEDNTVYAFLGLPPPPGSKQAHVEDEEEQEEEEAE from the exons ATGGTTATCAAAGTATTCCTCGCGTCTTCGTCTGGATCCACGGCG ATCAAAAAGAAGCAACAAGATGTTGTCGCCTTCTTGGAGGCTCTTAAAGTGGACTACACTCCACTGGACATCGCCTGCAATGAGGAGAACCGAATGTGGATGAGGAAAAATGTCCCAGAAGATAAGAAGCCGTCCACCGGCATCCCTCTGCCCCCACAGATCTTTAACGAGGAGAGCTACTGTGGG GACTATGATACGTTCTTCGATGCCAAGGAGGACAACACAGTCTACGCCTTCCTcgggctccctcctcctcctggatcaaag CAGGCTCacgtggaggatgaggaagaacaG gaggaagaggaggctgagtAG
- the sh3bgr gene encoding SH3 domain-binding glutamic acid-rich protein isoform X22, which produces MVIKVFLASSSGSTAIKKKQQDVVAFLEALKVDYTPLDIACNEENRMWMRKNVPEDKKPSTGIPLPPQIFNEESYCGDYDTFFDAKEDNTVYAFLGLPPPPGSKEAEQADRTRIVENGTQEDNEAERNLGDATEVPVKERNGDAHEEEERAADGEGDAGDEAAAGDEEEEEEEEADEAHVEDEEEQEEDELQQLEEEEEAE; this is translated from the exons ATGGTTATCAAAGTATTCCTCGCGTCTTCGTCTGGATCCACGGCG ATCAAAAAGAAGCAACAAGATGTTGTCGCCTTCTTGGAGGCTCTTAAAGTGGACTACACTCCACTGGACATCGCCTGCAATGAGGAGAACCGAATGTGGATGAGGAAAAATGTCCCAGAAGATAAGAAGCCGTCCACCGGCATCCCTCTGCCCCCACAGATCTTTAACGAGGAGAGCTACTGTGGG GACTATGATACGTTCTTCGATGCCAAGGAGGACAACACAGTCTACGCCTTCCTcgggctccctcctcctcctggatcaaag gaagcagaacaAGCCGATAGGACTCGCATTGTGGAGAACGGGACCCAGGAGGACAATGAGGCAGAGCGAAACCTCGGCGACGCTACA GAGGTTCCGGTGAAGGAGCGTAACGGGGACGCACACGAAGAGGAGGAGCGGGCGGCCGACGGGGAAGGAGATGCCGGCGATGAAGCGGCGGcaggagatgaggaagaggaggaggaggaggaagcagacgaG GCTCacgtggaggatgaggaagaacaG gaggaggacgagctgcaACAGCTTGAG gaggaagaggaggctgagtAG
- the sh3bgr gene encoding SH3 domain-binding glutamic acid-rich protein isoform X18, giving the protein MVIKVFLASSSGSTAIKKKQQDVVAFLEALKVDYTPLDIACNEENRMWMRKNVPEDKKPSTGIPLPPQIFNEESYCGDYDTFFDAKEDNTVYAFLGLPPPPGSKEAEQADRTRIVENGTQEDNEAERNLGDATEVPVKERNGDAHEEEERAADGEGDAGDEAAAGDEEEEEEEEADEAHVEDEEEQEEEDLHSEEEDELQQLEEEEEAE; this is encoded by the exons ATGGTTATCAAAGTATTCCTCGCGTCTTCGTCTGGATCCACGGCG ATCAAAAAGAAGCAACAAGATGTTGTCGCCTTCTTGGAGGCTCTTAAAGTGGACTACACTCCACTGGACATCGCCTGCAATGAGGAGAACCGAATGTGGATGAGGAAAAATGTCCCAGAAGATAAGAAGCCGTCCACCGGCATCCCTCTGCCCCCACAGATCTTTAACGAGGAGAGCTACTGTGGG GACTATGATACGTTCTTCGATGCCAAGGAGGACAACACAGTCTACGCCTTCCTcgggctccctcctcctcctggatcaaag gaagcagaacaAGCCGATAGGACTCGCATTGTGGAGAACGGGACCCAGGAGGACAATGAGGCAGAGCGAAACCTCGGCGACGCTACA GAGGTTCCGGTGAAGGAGCGTAACGGGGACGCACACGAAGAGGAGGAGCGGGCGGCCGACGGGGAAGGAGATGCCGGCGATGAAGCGGCGGcaggagatgaggaagaggaggaggaggaggaagcagacgaG GCTCacgtggaggatgaggaagaacaG gaggaagaggatttGCATTCAGAG gaggaggacgagctgcaACAGCTTGAG gaggaagaggaggctgagtAG
- the sh3bgr gene encoding SH3 domain-binding glutamic acid-rich protein isoform X29 — protein sequence MVIKVFLASSSGSTAIKKKQQDVVAFLEALKVDYTPLDIACNEENRMWMRKNVPEDKKPSTGIPLPPQIFNEESYCGDYDTFFDAKEDNTVYAFLGLPPPPGSKAHVEDEEEQEEEDLHSEEEDELQQLEDEEEAEVQEEEEEDLEETQEEEEAE from the exons ATGGTTATCAAAGTATTCCTCGCGTCTTCGTCTGGATCCACGGCG ATCAAAAAGAAGCAACAAGATGTTGTCGCCTTCTTGGAGGCTCTTAAAGTGGACTACACTCCACTGGACATCGCCTGCAATGAGGAGAACCGAATGTGGATGAGGAAAAATGTCCCAGAAGATAAGAAGCCGTCCACCGGCATCCCTCTGCCCCCACAGATCTTTAACGAGGAGAGCTACTGTGGG GACTATGATACGTTCTTCGATGCCAAGGAGGACAACACAGTCTACGCCTTCCTcgggctccctcctcctcctggatcaaag GCTCacgtggaggatgaggaagaacaG gaggaagaggatttGCATTCAGAG gaggaggacgagctgcaACAGCTTGAG gatgaagaagaagctgaagtacaagAG gaagaagaagaagacttgGAAGAAACACAG gaggaagaggaggctgagtAG
- the sh3bgr gene encoding SH3 domain-binding glutamic acid-rich protein isoform X27: MVIKVFLASSSGSTAIKKKQQDVVAFLEALKVDYTPLDIACNEENRMWMRKNVPEDKKPSTGIPLPPQIFNEESYCGDYDTFFDAKEDNTVYAFLGLPPPPGSKEAEQADRTRIVENGTQEDNEAERNLGDATEVPVKERNGDAHEEEERAADGEGDAGDEAAAGDEEEEEEEEADEAHVEDEEEQEEEEAE; encoded by the exons ATGGTTATCAAAGTATTCCTCGCGTCTTCGTCTGGATCCACGGCG ATCAAAAAGAAGCAACAAGATGTTGTCGCCTTCTTGGAGGCTCTTAAAGTGGACTACACTCCACTGGACATCGCCTGCAATGAGGAGAACCGAATGTGGATGAGGAAAAATGTCCCAGAAGATAAGAAGCCGTCCACCGGCATCCCTCTGCCCCCACAGATCTTTAACGAGGAGAGCTACTGTGGG GACTATGATACGTTCTTCGATGCCAAGGAGGACAACACAGTCTACGCCTTCCTcgggctccctcctcctcctggatcaaag gaagcagaacaAGCCGATAGGACTCGCATTGTGGAGAACGGGACCCAGGAGGACAATGAGGCAGAGCGAAACCTCGGCGACGCTACA GAGGTTCCGGTGAAGGAGCGTAACGGGGACGCACACGAAGAGGAGGAGCGGGCGGCCGACGGGGAAGGAGATGCCGGCGATGAAGCGGCGGcaggagatgaggaagaggaggaggaggaggaagcagacgaG GCTCacgtggaggatgaggaagaacaG gaggaagaggaggctgagtAG
- the sh3bgr gene encoding SH3 domain-binding glutamic acid-rich protein isoform X32 has protein sequence MVIKVFLASSSGSTAIKKKQQDVVAFLEALKVDYTPLDIACNEENRMWMRKNVPEDKKPSTGIPLPPQIFNEESYCGDYDTFFDAKEDNTVYAFLGLPPPPGSKAHVEDEEEQEEEDLHSEDEEEAEVQEEEEEDLEETQEEEEAE, from the exons ATGGTTATCAAAGTATTCCTCGCGTCTTCGTCTGGATCCACGGCG ATCAAAAAGAAGCAACAAGATGTTGTCGCCTTCTTGGAGGCTCTTAAAGTGGACTACACTCCACTGGACATCGCCTGCAATGAGGAGAACCGAATGTGGATGAGGAAAAATGTCCCAGAAGATAAGAAGCCGTCCACCGGCATCCCTCTGCCCCCACAGATCTTTAACGAGGAGAGCTACTGTGGG GACTATGATACGTTCTTCGATGCCAAGGAGGACAACACAGTCTACGCCTTCCTcgggctccctcctcctcctggatcaaag GCTCacgtggaggatgaggaagaacaG gaggaagaggatttGCATTCAGAG gatgaagaagaagctgaagtacaagAG gaagaagaagaagacttgGAAGAAACACAG gaggaagaggaggctgagtAG
- the sh3bgr gene encoding SH3 domain-binding glutamic acid-rich protein isoform X28 has translation MVIKVFLASSSGSTAIKKKQQDVVAFLEALKVDYTPLDIACNEENRMWMRKNVPEDKKPSTGIPLPPQIFNEESYCGDYDTFFDAKEDNTVYAFLGLPPPPGSKQAHVEDEEEQEEEDLHSEEEDELQQLEDEEEAEVQEEEEEDLEETQEEEEAE, from the exons ATGGTTATCAAAGTATTCCTCGCGTCTTCGTCTGGATCCACGGCG ATCAAAAAGAAGCAACAAGATGTTGTCGCCTTCTTGGAGGCTCTTAAAGTGGACTACACTCCACTGGACATCGCCTGCAATGAGGAGAACCGAATGTGGATGAGGAAAAATGTCCCAGAAGATAAGAAGCCGTCCACCGGCATCCCTCTGCCCCCACAGATCTTTAACGAGGAGAGCTACTGTGGG GACTATGATACGTTCTTCGATGCCAAGGAGGACAACACAGTCTACGCCTTCCTcgggctccctcctcctcctggatcaaag CAGGCTCacgtggaggatgaggaagaacaG gaggaagaggatttGCATTCAGAG gaggaggacgagctgcaACAGCTTGAG gatgaagaagaagctgaagtacaagAG gaagaagaagaagacttgGAAGAAACACAG gaggaagaggaggctgagtAG
- the sh3bgr gene encoding SH3 domain-binding glutamic acid-rich protein isoform X12 has product MVIKVFLASSSGSTAIKKKQQDVVAFLEALKVDYTPLDIACNEENRMWMRKNVPEDKKPSTGIPLPPQIFNEESYCGDYDTFFDAKEDNTVYAFLGLPPPPGSKEAEQADRTRIVENGTQEDNEAERNLGDATEVPVKERNGDAHEEEERAADGEGDAGDEAAAGDEEEEEEEEADEAHVEDEEEQDEEEAEVQEEEEEDLEETQEEEEAE; this is encoded by the exons ATGGTTATCAAAGTATTCCTCGCGTCTTCGTCTGGATCCACGGCG ATCAAAAAGAAGCAACAAGATGTTGTCGCCTTCTTGGAGGCTCTTAAAGTGGACTACACTCCACTGGACATCGCCTGCAATGAGGAGAACCGAATGTGGATGAGGAAAAATGTCCCAGAAGATAAGAAGCCGTCCACCGGCATCCCTCTGCCCCCACAGATCTTTAACGAGGAGAGCTACTGTGGG GACTATGATACGTTCTTCGATGCCAAGGAGGACAACACAGTCTACGCCTTCCTcgggctccctcctcctcctggatcaaag gaagcagaacaAGCCGATAGGACTCGCATTGTGGAGAACGGGACCCAGGAGGACAATGAGGCAGAGCGAAACCTCGGCGACGCTACA GAGGTTCCGGTGAAGGAGCGTAACGGGGACGCACACGAAGAGGAGGAGCGGGCGGCCGACGGGGAAGGAGATGCCGGCGATGAAGCGGCGGcaggagatgaggaagaggaggaggaggaggaagcagacgaG GCTCacgtggaggatgaggaagaacaG gatgaagaagaagctgaagtacaagAG gaagaagaagaagacttgGAAGAAACACAG gaggaagaggaggctgagtAG
- the sh3bgr gene encoding SH3 domain-binding glutamic acid-rich protein isoform X31 produces MVIKVFLASSSGSTAIKKKQQDVVAFLEALKVDYTPLDIACNEENRMWMRKNVPEDKKPSTGIPLPPQIFNEESYCGDYDTFFDAKEDNTVYAFLGLPPPPGSKQAHVEDEEEQEEEDLHSEDEEEAEVQEEEEEDLEETQEEEEAE; encoded by the exons ATGGTTATCAAAGTATTCCTCGCGTCTTCGTCTGGATCCACGGCG ATCAAAAAGAAGCAACAAGATGTTGTCGCCTTCTTGGAGGCTCTTAAAGTGGACTACACTCCACTGGACATCGCCTGCAATGAGGAGAACCGAATGTGGATGAGGAAAAATGTCCCAGAAGATAAGAAGCCGTCCACCGGCATCCCTCTGCCCCCACAGATCTTTAACGAGGAGAGCTACTGTGGG GACTATGATACGTTCTTCGATGCCAAGGAGGACAACACAGTCTACGCCTTCCTcgggctccctcctcctcctggatcaaag CAGGCTCacgtggaggatgaggaagaacaG gaggaagaggatttGCATTCAGAG gatgaagaagaagctgaagtacaagAG gaagaagaagaagacttgGAAGAAACACAG gaggaagaggaggctgagtAG
- the sh3bgr gene encoding SH3 domain-binding glutamic acid-rich protein isoform X39, producing MVIKVFLASSSGSTAIKKKQQDVVAFLEALKVDYTPLDIACNEENRMWMRKNVPEDKKPSTGIPLPPQIFNEESYCGDYDTFFDAKEDNTVYAFLGLPPPPGSKAHVEDEEEQDEEEAEVQEEEEEAE from the exons ATGGTTATCAAAGTATTCCTCGCGTCTTCGTCTGGATCCACGGCG ATCAAAAAGAAGCAACAAGATGTTGTCGCCTTCTTGGAGGCTCTTAAAGTGGACTACACTCCACTGGACATCGCCTGCAATGAGGAGAACCGAATGTGGATGAGGAAAAATGTCCCAGAAGATAAGAAGCCGTCCACCGGCATCCCTCTGCCCCCACAGATCTTTAACGAGGAGAGCTACTGTGGG GACTATGATACGTTCTTCGATGCCAAGGAGGACAACACAGTCTACGCCTTCCTcgggctccctcctcctcctggatcaaag GCTCacgtggaggatgaggaagaacaG gatgaagaagaagctgaagtacaagAG gaggaagaggaggctgagtAG
- the sh3bgr gene encoding SH3 domain-binding glutamic acid-rich protein isoform X35: MVIKVFLASSSGSTAIKKKQQDVVAFLEALKVDYTPLDIACNEENRMWMRKNVPEDKKPSTGIPLPPQIFNEESYCGDYDTFFDAKEDNTVYAFLGLPPPPGSKQAHVEDEEEQEEEDLHSEDEEEAEVQEEEEEAE, from the exons ATGGTTATCAAAGTATTCCTCGCGTCTTCGTCTGGATCCACGGCG ATCAAAAAGAAGCAACAAGATGTTGTCGCCTTCTTGGAGGCTCTTAAAGTGGACTACACTCCACTGGACATCGCCTGCAATGAGGAGAACCGAATGTGGATGAGGAAAAATGTCCCAGAAGATAAGAAGCCGTCCACCGGCATCCCTCTGCCCCCACAGATCTTTAACGAGGAGAGCTACTGTGGG GACTATGATACGTTCTTCGATGCCAAGGAGGACAACACAGTCTACGCCTTCCTcgggctccctcctcctcctggatcaaag CAGGCTCacgtggaggatgaggaagaacaG gaggaagaggatttGCATTCAGAG gatgaagaagaagctgaagtacaagAG gaggaagaggaggctgagtAG
- the sh3bgr gene encoding SH3 domain-binding glutamic acid-rich protein isoform X30, translating into MVIKVFLASSSGSTAIKKKQQDVVAFLEALKVDYTPLDIACNEENRMWMRKNVPEDKKPSTGIPLPPQIFNEESYCGDYDTFFDAKEDNTVYAFLGLPPPPGSKQAHVEDEEEQEEDELQQLEDEEEAEVQEEEEEDLEETQEEEEAE; encoded by the exons ATGGTTATCAAAGTATTCCTCGCGTCTTCGTCTGGATCCACGGCG ATCAAAAAGAAGCAACAAGATGTTGTCGCCTTCTTGGAGGCTCTTAAAGTGGACTACACTCCACTGGACATCGCCTGCAATGAGGAGAACCGAATGTGGATGAGGAAAAATGTCCCAGAAGATAAGAAGCCGTCCACCGGCATCCCTCTGCCCCCACAGATCTTTAACGAGGAGAGCTACTGTGGG GACTATGATACGTTCTTCGATGCCAAGGAGGACAACACAGTCTACGCCTTCCTcgggctccctcctcctcctggatcaaag CAGGCTCacgtggaggatgaggaagaacaG gaggaggacgagctgcaACAGCTTGAG gatgaagaagaagctgaagtacaagAG gaagaagaagaagacttgGAAGAAACACAG gaggaagaggaggctgagtAG
- the sh3bgr gene encoding SH3 domain-binding glutamic acid-rich protein isoform X24, producing MVIKVFLASSSGSTAIKKKQQDVVAFLEALKVDYTPLDIACNEENRMWMRKNVPEDKKPSTGIPLPPQIFNEESYCGDYDTFFDAKEDNTVYAFLGLPPPPGSKEAEQADRTRIVENGTQEDNEAERNLGDATEVPVKERNGDAHEEEERAADGEGDAGDEAAAGDEEEEEEEEADEAHVEDEEEQEEEDLHSEEEEEAE from the exons ATGGTTATCAAAGTATTCCTCGCGTCTTCGTCTGGATCCACGGCG ATCAAAAAGAAGCAACAAGATGTTGTCGCCTTCTTGGAGGCTCTTAAAGTGGACTACACTCCACTGGACATCGCCTGCAATGAGGAGAACCGAATGTGGATGAGGAAAAATGTCCCAGAAGATAAGAAGCCGTCCACCGGCATCCCTCTGCCCCCACAGATCTTTAACGAGGAGAGCTACTGTGGG GACTATGATACGTTCTTCGATGCCAAGGAGGACAACACAGTCTACGCCTTCCTcgggctccctcctcctcctggatcaaag gaagcagaacaAGCCGATAGGACTCGCATTGTGGAGAACGGGACCCAGGAGGACAATGAGGCAGAGCGAAACCTCGGCGACGCTACA GAGGTTCCGGTGAAGGAGCGTAACGGGGACGCACACGAAGAGGAGGAGCGGGCGGCCGACGGGGAAGGAGATGCCGGCGATGAAGCGGCGGcaggagatgaggaagaggaggaggaggaggaagcagacgaG GCTCacgtggaggatgaggaagaacaG gaggaagaggatttGCATTCAGAG gaggaagaggaggctgagtAG
- the sh3bgr gene encoding SH3 domain-binding glutamic acid-rich protein isoform X17, with protein sequence MVIKVFLASSSGSTAIKKKQQDVVAFLEALKVDYTPLDIACNEENRMWMRKNVPEDKKPSTGIPLPPQIFNEESYCGDYDTFFDAKEDNTVYAFLGLPPPPGSKEAEQADRTRIVENGTQEDNEAERNLGDATEVPVKERNGDAHEEEERAADGEGDAGDEAAAGDEEEEEEEEADEAHVEDEEEQEEEDLHSEDEEEAEVQEEEEEAE encoded by the exons ATGGTTATCAAAGTATTCCTCGCGTCTTCGTCTGGATCCACGGCG ATCAAAAAGAAGCAACAAGATGTTGTCGCCTTCTTGGAGGCTCTTAAAGTGGACTACACTCCACTGGACATCGCCTGCAATGAGGAGAACCGAATGTGGATGAGGAAAAATGTCCCAGAAGATAAGAAGCCGTCCACCGGCATCCCTCTGCCCCCACAGATCTTTAACGAGGAGAGCTACTGTGGG GACTATGATACGTTCTTCGATGCCAAGGAGGACAACACAGTCTACGCCTTCCTcgggctccctcctcctcctggatcaaag gaagcagaacaAGCCGATAGGACTCGCATTGTGGAGAACGGGACCCAGGAGGACAATGAGGCAGAGCGAAACCTCGGCGACGCTACA GAGGTTCCGGTGAAGGAGCGTAACGGGGACGCACACGAAGAGGAGGAGCGGGCGGCCGACGGGGAAGGAGATGCCGGCGATGAAGCGGCGGcaggagatgaggaagaggaggaggaggaggaagcagacgaG GCTCacgtggaggatgaggaagaacaG gaggaagaggatttGCATTCAGAG gatgaagaagaagctgaagtacaagAG gaggaagaggaggctgagtAG
- the sh3bgr gene encoding SH3 domain-binding glutamic acid-rich protein isoform X19: MVIKVFLASSSGSTAIKKKQQDVVAFLEALKVDYTPLDIACNEENRMWMRKNVPEDKKPSTGIPLPPQIFNEESYCGDYDTFFDAKEDNTVYAFLGLPPPPGSKEAEQADRTRIVENGTQEDNEAERNLGDATEVPVKERNGDAHEEEERAADGEGDAGDEAAAGDEEEEEEEEADEQAHVEDEEEQDEEEAEVQEEEEEAE; encoded by the exons ATGGTTATCAAAGTATTCCTCGCGTCTTCGTCTGGATCCACGGCG ATCAAAAAGAAGCAACAAGATGTTGTCGCCTTCTTGGAGGCTCTTAAAGTGGACTACACTCCACTGGACATCGCCTGCAATGAGGAGAACCGAATGTGGATGAGGAAAAATGTCCCAGAAGATAAGAAGCCGTCCACCGGCATCCCTCTGCCCCCACAGATCTTTAACGAGGAGAGCTACTGTGGG GACTATGATACGTTCTTCGATGCCAAGGAGGACAACACAGTCTACGCCTTCCTcgggctccctcctcctcctggatcaaag gaagcagaacaAGCCGATAGGACTCGCATTGTGGAGAACGGGACCCAGGAGGACAATGAGGCAGAGCGAAACCTCGGCGACGCTACA GAGGTTCCGGTGAAGGAGCGTAACGGGGACGCACACGAAGAGGAGGAGCGGGCGGCCGACGGGGAAGGAGATGCCGGCGATGAAGCGGCGGcaggagatgaggaagaggaggaggaggaggaagcagacgaG CAGGCTCacgtggaggatgaggaagaacaG gatgaagaagaagctgaagtacaagAG gaggaagaggaggctgagtAG
- the sh3bgr gene encoding SH3 domain-binding glutamic acid-rich protein isoform X10 produces the protein MVIKVFLASSSGSTAIKKKQQDVVAFLEALKVDYTPLDIACNEENRMWMRKNVPEDKKPSTGIPLPPQIFNEESYCGDYDTFFDAKEDNTVYAFLGLPPPPGSKEAEQADRTRIVENGTQEDNEAERNLGDATEVPVKERNGDAHEEEERAADGEGDAGDEAAAGDEEEEEEEEADEQAHVEDEEEQDEEEAEVQEEEEEDLEETQEEEEAE, from the exons ATGGTTATCAAAGTATTCCTCGCGTCTTCGTCTGGATCCACGGCG ATCAAAAAGAAGCAACAAGATGTTGTCGCCTTCTTGGAGGCTCTTAAAGTGGACTACACTCCACTGGACATCGCCTGCAATGAGGAGAACCGAATGTGGATGAGGAAAAATGTCCCAGAAGATAAGAAGCCGTCCACCGGCATCCCTCTGCCCCCACAGATCTTTAACGAGGAGAGCTACTGTGGG GACTATGATACGTTCTTCGATGCCAAGGAGGACAACACAGTCTACGCCTTCCTcgggctccctcctcctcctggatcaaag gaagcagaacaAGCCGATAGGACTCGCATTGTGGAGAACGGGACCCAGGAGGACAATGAGGCAGAGCGAAACCTCGGCGACGCTACA GAGGTTCCGGTGAAGGAGCGTAACGGGGACGCACACGAAGAGGAGGAGCGGGCGGCCGACGGGGAAGGAGATGCCGGCGATGAAGCGGCGGcaggagatgaggaagaggaggaggaggaggaagcagacgaG CAGGCTCacgtggaggatgaggaagaacaG gatgaagaagaagctgaagtacaagAG gaagaagaagaagacttgGAAGAAACACAG gaggaagaggaggctgagtAG